DNA from Zonotrichia leucophrys gambelii isolate GWCS_2022_RI chromosome 5, RI_Zleu_2.0, whole genome shotgun sequence:
TCATGGAAGCAGTTGCCTTTCCGTGCGGCTTCGAGAAGCTTTTTCCCTGGTGTCGGGGAAGCGGCCGGCGCCCCGCAGCAGGACGTTCGCACGGCTGGCTGGGCCAGGCGGGCGGATCCGGCCCCTACGGGGTCCTGCCACACCTCTCTCCTTTCTAACTCCGTCTCTTTGTCTCGCTGCCCTAGGCCTATTCCTCGGTGCCCGTGAGCAACATGAACTCGGGGCTGGGCTCCATGAACACCATGAACACCTACATGACCATGAACACCATGACGACAAGCGGCAACATGACCTCCAGCTCCTTCAACATGTCCTACGCCAAcacggggctgggggctgggctgAGTCCCGGCGCCGTGGCCGGCATGCCGGCAGGCTCTGCGGGGCCCGTGAACGGCATGCCGGCCGGCGTGGCCGCCATGGGCACGGCGCTGAGCCCCGGGGGCATCAACGCCATGTCTGCACAGCCGGCCCCCATGAACGGGCTGAGCCCCTACGGCAGCATGAACCCCTGCATGAGCCCCATGGCCTACACCCAGTCCAACCTCGGCAGGACGCGGGACGCTAAGTCCTTCAAGCGGACCTACCCCCACGCCAAGCCGCCCTACTCCTACATCTCCCTCATCACCATGGCCATCCAGCAGGCGCCCAGCAAGATGCTGACGCTGAGCGAGATCTACCAGTGGATCATGGACCTTTTCCCCTACTACCGACAGAATCAGCAGCGCTGGCAGAACAGCATCCGCCACTCGCTCTCTTTCAATGACTGTTTCGTCAAGGTGGCCCGGTCCCCCGACAAGCCCGGCAAGGGCTCCTATTGGACCCTGCACCCCGACTCCGGCAACATGTTTGAAAACGGCTGTTACCTCCGCAGGCAAAAGCGCTTCAAATGCGAGAAGCCGGCGAACAGTAAAGCCACTCAGGAGGGCAGGAAAGATCAGGCCGGGGCCTCTAATTCAAGCTCCAACTCCCCCCTGCACAGAGGCCACAACAAACCTGCGCAGCTGGATACGGCCACCTCTCTCTCCAGCTCCAACCCGTCCACCAGCCCTCAGTCTATGGACCACAGTGGATCAAGCACGGAGCTAAAGACCTCGGCCTCGGCCGCCTCCTCCACCATCAGCTCTGTACCCACCTTGGCCTCCGTCCCACACCCCCCTCACTCATTAGCCCACGAACCCCAGCTCCACCTCAAGGGTGATCCCCACTACTCCTTCAACCACCCGTTTTCCATCAACAATCTCATGTCCTCCtcggagcagcagcacaagctggACTTCAAAGCCTACGAGCAGGCTCTGCAATATTCCTCTTACGGGGCCAGCATCCCCGGCGGGCTGCCCCTTGGCAGCGCCTCCATGGCCGGCCGGAGCAGCATCGAGCCCTCGGCCCTAGAGCCCTCCTACTACCAAGGTGTGTATTCCAGACCCGTGCTAAACACCTCCTAGCTGTGCAACCCCCGCCGCCGGGGCCGAgacccctcctcccctccctggctTCTCTCCCCGCTTTCCCTG
Protein-coding regions in this window:
- the FOXA1 gene encoding hepatocyte nuclear factor 3-alpha, with translation MLGTVKMEGHETSDWNSYYADTQEAYSSVPVSNMNSGLGSMNTMNTYMTMNTMTTSGNMTSSSFNMSYANTGLGAGLSPGAVAGMPAGSAGPVNGMPAGVAAMGTALSPGGINAMSAQPAPMNGLSPYGSMNPCMSPMAYTQSNLGRTRDAKSFKRTYPHAKPPYSYISLITMAIQQAPSKMLTLSEIYQWIMDLFPYYRQNQQRWQNSIRHSLSFNDCFVKVARSPDKPGKGSYWTLHPDSGNMFENGCYLRRQKRFKCEKPANSKATQEGRKDQAGASNSSSNSPLHRGHNKPAQLDTATSLSSSNPSTSPQSMDHSGSSTELKTSASAASSTISSVPTLASVPHPPHSLAHEPQLHLKGDPHYSFNHPFSINNLMSSSEQQHKLDFKAYEQALQYSSYGASIPGGLPLGSASMAGRSSIEPSALEPSYYQGVYSRPVLNTS